A portion of the Lolium rigidum isolate FL_2022 chromosome 1, APGP_CSIRO_Lrig_0.1, whole genome shotgun sequence genome contains these proteins:
- the LOC124684758 gene encoding expansin-A4-like, which produces MEMRRLDDVSVVAVALMLALLPPAAVADGGWTEAHATFYGDETGAETMQGACGYGNLFQQGYGLDTAALSVELFSDGWACGGCYEIQCHGSPDCKPDPVTVTATNLCPANYSKPNENWCNPPLRHFDLSKPVFLRLVTDFRVGIIPVQYRRVPCAKTGGIRVEMTGNQFWIGVLVFNVAGSGEVKALAVRGSGDGQWRDMKRNWGQIWDGDVHRLVGQGLSFRVVASDGRSVVLDGAVPPTWAIGQSFEGKGQF; this is translated from the exons ATGGAGATGAGACGCCTAGACGACGTTTCCGTCGTGGCGGTGGCGCTGATGCTGGCCTTGTTGCCGCCGGCGGCCGTGGCAGACGGCGGCTGGACGGAGGCGCACGCTACGTTCTACGGCGACGAGACCGGAGCCGAGACCATGC AGGGCGCGTGCGGGTACGGCAACCTGTTCCAACAGGGGTACGGGCTGGACACGGCGGCGCTGAGCGTGGAGCTCTTCAGCGACGGCTGGGCCTGCGGCGGCTGCTACGAGATCCAGTGCCACGGCAGCCCGGACTGCAAGCCGGACCCGGTGACGGTGACGGCGACGAACCTCTGCCCGGCCAACTACTCCAAGCCGAACGAGAACTGGTGCAACCCGCCGCTGCGGCACTTCGACCTCTCCAAGCCCGTCTTCCTCCGCCTCGTCACCGACTTCCGCGTCGGCATCATCCCCGTGCAGTACCGCCGCGTGCCGTGCGCCAAGACGGGCGGCATCCGGGTAGAGATGACCGGGAACCAGTTCTGGATCGGCGTGCTCGTCTTCAACGTCGCCGGGTCCGGCGAGGTCAAGGCGCTGGCCGTGAGGGGCTCCGGGGACGGGCAGTGGAGGGACATGAAGAGGAACTGGGGACAGATCTGGGACGGCGACGTCCACAGGCTCGTCGGCCAGGGGCTCTCGTTCCGCGTGGTTGCTAGCGACGGCCGCTCCGTCGTCCTCGACGGCGCCGTGCCGCCGACGTGGGCGATCGGGCAGAGCTTCGAGGGCAAGGGCCAGTTCTGA